The genomic region GACACCTTTCCCATTCACCTCTCTTTGTAGAAGATCCATTAAGACTATTTGAGGGATAATCAGGAGTTACCGTGGCTGTTTAGGAAAAGATGGAGTCCTACTATTCAGTTAGCACTTTGAAACTGCTCTTGCTGCAGAGTCCAGCAACAGTTCAAACCTATGAATGTTGACACCTTACTGCTTCATTTGGCTTCTAGGGACAAGGGTGGATTGAAAAATACAGGGCAGGAGTACTTTTTGGTTTTATGCTTTGGcatcagttttatttctaacaGGCTGAGCACACCAGACCCACACTAAAAAGGGCAACCCAGGTTTCTCATGCCTCTGTACACCTGAAGTCTGTTGCCTTTGATTCCAGAAGCATCCAAGACTCCGTCCTGTTCTAAGCATCCAAACGTAAGCCAAGGATCAGTCCAGCTGATAGAAGCTGGCTGCTTTCTGGTACTCTGGCAACACAACTGATCCATGAACAAGTTGTCACGGTAGGTCCAGGAAGATCTCATCTTGCATTATTGTAACAGCACTGCATTGCACCAGTAAAAGGGAGCCAGAACACCCCCATGCCTTTGCTCCCAACATTCTTCCCTCTTCTcagttctttctccttttccttggcACACAGAGGAGTATTATTAGCAGGATGGGGCTGAGTTGACAGGACTTACCGCTTTGCCCACGACAACAGCTGAGATGATGAAGCTGTAAAGAAAGAATCCTGAGGCAGTAGCTCCTAATACCCAGAGATATATGGCAGTGTCTGGACACGGTTCTGGATCTAAAATATATCGTATCACACAAGTCATGTTACACATGCAGAAGAACATACATCTTactctttgctgtttctgcacTTACATTCCTTACTGCCCGGACACAACATAAGGAATCCCCTGGAGTCAAAGATTAGCCTCCACACTGCTTTTCTCTAACCTGCACTATTGCAAGATACTACCATGACTGAGCTGTGAGTCCCTGCCCACTCAACTTCCAAGGAAAATAGTTTTATCTGCAGAAGAACACACATCTTAGCTTTGCTGTTTCAGCACCTACATGCCTTCCTGCCTGGACACAGCATATACGCTGTATGGTATTGCTTATGCTGTCCAATGCTCATACATTACTAAATACATTGCATGCCTGTGAATACACCTGCTTTAGGTATCTACAGGGAGACATTAAAGGAATAAGAGCACGATTCTCAAAGCTTGAATAAGTGTCCAACCACACTTCTTACAAATAGAACTTTGAAGATCTCTGAGGCATAATAGCAACACCCTTAAGCTGGGAGTGCCACAGTTCTGTAAAGCTGCTTGGCTTACCAATCACGTAGAGCTGTGTCCCGTTGCCCTTGTTCATAAAATAGGGTGGGGGGTACATCCGCTCCATCTTGCAGACATAAAGACCAGTATCGTTAACTTGCAGGCCGGTGAGGGTGAGGGTCACATTGTTTCGGCTAGGGCTAACACGGCACTGAATGACCTCTTCCACGCTGAACATTTTAAACTCCGTCGTGTAGGTTGAAGCACAGATCTCAGTGAACTGGTCACCCGTCTGTTTCAGCAGAGTCACTCGAATTTCCTTTGCATTCCCGATGTGCTTGTATTTACACACCAAGCTGGCAACTCCTTGCCTGTTGGCTAGCACCATTGCTGGCTGAGACACTTCCATTACTGTAAGGAAGCAAAGGACATGATAGTAAATGAACTGTCAAGAAATTATCTGCAGTCATGTAATATTTACTTGAAACCTGTGCAATAGGAGGAGTGTCCTACCACACCCTGTCAACCATGGGTAACTCCTAGAAATGCTGATAaactctttcaaaaataaaccaacaaccACAATTCACATAGTGGCACCATTAATATACTTAGAAACGCTGAAGTGCTTTAATTACTgtaaattatattataaatcTCAGCAATCACTTGTTGCCCAAACCAGAAACATTAGGGTAACAGTAAAACTGAACAGAAactgtatttgcatttcttttgattttgatCTTTTTGCACTAGCTATTCCCAAGCCACTGTAC from Aythya fuligula isolate bAytFul2 chromosome 6, bAytFul2.pri, whole genome shotgun sequence harbors:
- the CTLA4 gene encoding cytotoxic T-lymphocyte protein 4, producing the protein MLSILITVGFLCTATAIAEVMEVSQPAMVLANRQGVASLVCKYKHIGNAKEIRVTLLKQTGDQFTEICASTYTTEFKMFSVEEVIQCRVSPSRNNVTLTLTGLQVNDTGLYVCKMERMYPPPYFMNKGNGTQLYVIDPEPCPDTAIYLWVLGATASGFFLYSFIISAVVVGKAIQRRRRLTTGVYVKMPSEKLEKKVIPFHITVN